The DNA region tttttttatggagcaacataggtatgatacaatttattcacttttgtgtcatggcataccagtactgtattcagttattctttgatgacgcagtcgatggcctggactgagtttctggataccctaaagactggctgaagaatgccctgcaataggccgctcgccttgtctgtccaataacagaacctctggccatgcctttggggaaattgaagaaaagctcttcagattacagttactaatccatccattttctaccgcttgtccctttttggggtcgctgtagcctatctcagctgcattcgggcggaaggcagggtacaccctggacaagtcgccacctcatcgcaggcagttactaatcatgataaacaatacatcagatatttcaagaagttgtcctacccttcaatgccaaagcgttccattagaaggacacaccaccaacgccggattgactgcatgtccagctagagcagatataacaatgagttaattatttttacctctcagagccgcttattttgaaatcttttaaaTATCTAAATACTTACCACACTGTAGTGAAAAGTAGTGTCCGTACAGAGCCAGGGGGAgtactaaaaatagaaaatagtcATTTTTCTGAGCACATGCaataattgtgtaatgaaaaaaatatttctctactttgtaataatctactaaattgatgaaaagagccgtcaacatcaatactggaaatgtgatggataggaatatctctggaagcaataattgcaaccaaatatttttgtaatttgatgcTGTGTTTCACATCATTGTGGGGGAAGTTTAACCTACTCTTCTTCTTTAAAAATGCTCAACTTACCATGAGCATGAAAACACCACAGTCATTCCCCGAGGTCTGGCGTGGGATCTCCTGGTAATACACATTAGCACCAGTAAATGTATACAGCCTTTGGGTTTACTACaagacatttatattttatagagtaaacctattatcaatcaagcaatcaatcaatgtttatttatatagccctaacctGCATGTCTTTTCCAGTGAGCTCACTCCAGCTTCCTGGGACGATGTGCTGTGCAATGCTCCTGCAGTAAAAAAGccaaatgtgaataaaataaaatgcaataagccacttggcatattaaaacatgaagacaaattgtaaataaacaagtgaaaattctattagaacactgccaaagcatgaacaaaatcacgtttcaccagtactggtccatgactctgtggttggggacccctgtagcACACCACTGGAACATGGCTAGAATGGGAACATAGCCGAAAGAAGAACATGTATAAAACATGAGCATAGCGGGGAAGGTAAAGATGACTAGAACAGAACCATAGCCAAAACcagaacatggctggaacaaaaagtGGCCAAAATGGAACTGTGGCCAGGATTATTATAAAGGGACCTAAAGATGGCTCTGTACACCTCATCACCAAAACCAGATGGCCAAAGGGCAAACTGAGAGTCCAGCAAGAGAATTTCTCTCTTTGCCGGCCTCAACACCTACAATGGTCAATGCAGAAAGAGGCATAAATAATGTAATTGCACAAGAATAAGATATCTCCAgtatttttcttttcaacacttACACAGAGAAGGTAATGTTGTGCTTGCTCCACGCTGGGAAGAGGAGTGCATCCTTTAGATGTGCATCCCTCTGTAGTAAACATTTATGACTATTTTAGAAATAAATTTCAGATTAGTGTAGCTATTATCATTCAAATTTCATAGTACTCACTGGAAGGCTTGACATTGGATCGACGTCTTTGTGCTTCCACGTTGGTACAATATACATGTTGGCAATGAAGACATCTTTGCCCTGTAACAGTTTTGAATCCAAAAACATGAGGATATGTGAGCTTTTATATTAACCATTGAATCAGATTTTTTAATGACTAAAAGCAGCCTCTGTTGTGCAGCTCTAAGAAATCATACATGTCTCTGAGCAGCTTCCTGAACCAGCTGGAGGCAAGCATTTCCCATCTGTCATCACATTACAGATGTAACAAAGTTATACATATCCATGGAATAAGCAGTCAAGTGAAACAAACATAACAGTTACAGTACTGACCGTGGAGTCCATGTCTCTGGACAACCCGAGAGACCAAAACTCTTCTCGGGCTAAACACACCCCTCCCTCTTTAACGATCAGCTCCATAGCTGGACGATCGCAGGCCAAAACATACTCGAGCTGTTCATGAGAAAATTTTACATTACTCGACTTGAAGATAACCTTGGCCACTTCACAaagcaataaatgtatatatttttaatcatatACTGGCTCCACTGTCAAAATTTTACTCATATTGAAACCTGCTCACCAGTTGTTTCTGGTCGGGGtgcagctcttttttccagggttaTGTGGGGCCAGCATATGTATGGTCCGTGAAACAATGACACTGGATATGTGTCAATCATACAAATAGTTAGAAAGCTACATGTATGGACacataaacactttttttctgaaaaagtacCTCAGTTTCCTCCTCCGATGATGAAGTCAGCATTTCAGCATCTCCTGGAAGCACAGGGGCTGAAGGGGAATCCTTTGGCCAGCCAGGGTGAGTCCCTAAATGAGAGAGGAGGCATATTATGATACAGGGGAGGGATATTAAGATCTCTGAAGAAAAATTGCCTGTAAACAGCATTCAGTTTGACATACCCGGGCGCAGAGGTTTCAGTGATGCATACGGGGTCATCATATGCTTGGGCTTTCCATCCAGGCTCTCCAGCCTAACCATATTGTTTGGAATAACCTCCATAATGTTATGgttggactaaggggaggtgacggcgacagacactagatggcagtgtgaacaatgatttattatatatattaactatatacatatatatatatatataataatcaaactatacaaataaacaatagagtggagtgtgaactagatccaaaagtatatgtggtgttaggctatgtgtgtagttagctgaagtgtgtgttaccatgtgttgaacgagagatgaggaagtccagggtaagaggggaatccgtgtccaagcgggaggtcgagatccaagggcgcagtccgagaagcaggggaacgacgaggaatgacgagacacacagcaacgtcaaaacacgggaacggaggtctgcggtaggatgacacgacaatgaaacacggaagggaaaacactgagcgagcaagatacataaagcaggagatgatcgcttactgtacagtagactatattccggcgcctgatggccagttcagcaggcttatgaaggcagcgtcctcattaccgacaggtgcgccgattgtcagtgaatgattgcagctggttgctgctgcagagcggagacgcgcacggcgcaTCCCTGGAAGTgcgccgcggccgtgggcgtgtcccaaggtgagacaagctgggcgcaaggatgagagagcgcatgtgggcgtggcccgcggtgcgctcgtcatgaggcacagatgaggacgcattgggatgcgccctggccgtgacagtatccccccccctatggacagcttccagatgtcctagAAGTCAAACCCCcctaaaaacaagaacaaaagtcaagggagggttGTGGGAcaaactggtggtgggtcgccggcccaattgtccccgaatccaccggggacgagtctggtggcggcggcgagtagaccgCCGCAGCAGCCTGCGGGGTGGACGACCAAGGAACAGCCACCTTCTTGGACGTCGGGAGGGCGGACGTGAGTGGGGCCAGAACCACAGCAGCCTACGGGAAATATATCCATGTCTTGGGCGTTGCTGTTGGCGCAGAAAGTGTCCCTGCCCTGGCCACAGAGGGCGCCGTGTGCGGGCGCCTATATGCTGCCCTTGCGGCCGACCGGCCGGAGGTCGCGGTAGCGACTATGCAGGAGACAAGGGGGCTGGCGGCGCTGTGGAAAGGCCCGCCAAAGACGAGTAGGATGAAGACCTTGGAGCCAGAGTCGAGGAGGATGATGTCGTCGGAGCCAGAGTCAAGGAGGATGATGTCATCGGAGGCGTGGAAGCAGACGTCATcggagccggagacgaggagggcagctgaggagca from Entelurus aequoreus isolate RoL-2023_Sb linkage group LG02, RoL_Eaeq_v1.1, whole genome shotgun sequence includes:
- the LOC133664007 gene encoding uncharacterized protein LOC133664007, giving the protein MELIVKEGGVCLAREEFWSLGLSRDMDSTMGNACLQLVQEAAQRHGKDVFIANMYIVPTWKHKDVDPMSSLPRDAHLKDALLFPAWSKHNITFSVSIAQHIVPGSWSELTGKDMQEIPRQTSGNDCGVFMLMYSPWLCTDTTFHYSVLDMQSIRRWWCVLLMERFGIEGHGQRFCYWTDKASGLLQGILQPVFRVSRNSVQAIDCVIKE